From one Cucurbita pepo subsp. pepo cultivar mu-cu-16 chromosome LG17, ASM280686v2, whole genome shotgun sequence genomic stretch:
- the LOC111778511 gene encoding uncharacterized protein At2g37660, chloroplastic translates to MVSNLLLHSVAPSSITEFNPIFKWKNSSPYFFISRRHERLCCFAKKKIGFMDQILDYIEGGPKLRKWYGAPDLVSKDDSVLKDEDEYGEEIRDAILVTDGDTEMGQMVILSLILKKTRVKALVKDKQAALEAFGLYVEPVAGDIRDEQSLKKALREVRTIICPKEGFLSNAGGLKGVQHIVLLSQLSNYRSASGVQALLKSNAKKLAEQDEAVLVASGIPYTIIRAGLLQDTPGGNQGFSFEEGCSATGSLSKEDAAFICVEATGAVPKGGFTFEVANGNEQVSDWKGCLARLLENTEQPQ, encoded by the exons ATGGTCAGCAATCTTCTTCTCCATAGCGTCGCTCCCAGTTCGATCACTGAATTCAATCCAATTTTCAAATGGAAAAATTCCTCTCCGTACTTCTTCATCTCGAGAAGGCACGAACGGCTTTGCTGCTTTGCCAAGAAGAAAATCGGCTTCATGGATCAAATTCTTGACTACATTGAAG GCGGTCCGAAGTTAAGGAAATGGTATGGGGCGCCTGACCTTGTTTCTAAAGATGATTCTGTCCTTAAAGATGAGGATGAATATGGCG AGGAAATCAGGGATGCAATTTTGGTGACTGACGGGGACACCGAGATGGGTCAG ATGGTTATATTGTCATTGATTCTGAAAAAAACGAGAGTCAAGGCACTGGTGAAAGACAAACAAGCTGCCCTTGAAGCTTTTGGATTGTACGTTGAG CCAGTGGCCGGTGACATAAGAGATGAGCAATCATTGAAGAAAGCTCTGAGAGAAGTTCGCACTATCATATGCCCAAAA GAAGGTTTCTTATCCAATGCTGGAGGCCTGAAAGGAGTGCAACATATAGTTCTCTTATCACAG TTATCCAATTATAGAAGTGCTAGTGGTGTCCAAGCTCTTCTCAAAAGCAATGCAAAAAAATTGGCTGAGCAAGACGAAGCAGTTCTAGTGGCATCAGGAATTCCTTACACCATCATACGAGCTGGCTTGTTGCAAGACACACCTGGTGGAAATCAAGGATTCAGCTTTGAAGAG GGCTGTTCAGCTACGGGATCGCTCAGCAAGGAGGATGCCGCCTTCATTTGTGTTGAAGCTACTGGTGCAGTTCCTAAAGGAGGGTTCACGTTTGAG GTAGCCAATGGAAATGAACAAGTTTCAGATTGGAAAGGATGCTTGGCAAGATTACTGGAGAACACAGAGCAGCCTCAATGA
- the LOC111778512 gene encoding 40S ribosomal protein S3-3, with amino-acid sequence MATQMSKKRKFVADGVFFAELNEVLTRELAEDGYSGVEVRVTPMRTEIIIRATRTQNVLGEKGRRIRELTSVVQKRFKFPENSVELYAEKVNNRGLCAIAQAESLRYKLLGGLAVRRACYGVLRFVMESGAKGCEVIVSGKLRAQRAKSMKFKDGYMISSGQPVKEYIDSAVRHVLLRQGVLGIKVKIMLDWDPKGKQGPPTPLPDLVTIHTPKEEEEFIRPAAVIPTAEIEVAAA; translated from the exons ATGGCAACTCAGATGAGCAAGAAGCGAAAG TTTGTGGCCGATGGAGTGTTCTTTGCTGAGCTTAACGAAGTTCTCACCAGAGAGCTTGCAGAGGATGGATACTCTGGAGTTGAGGTTAGGGTCACTCCCATGCGGACTGAGATTATTATCAGGGCTACTCGTACTCAAAATGTTCTTG GTGAGAAAGGACGAAGAATTAGAGAATTGACATCTGTTGTTCAGAAGCGTTTCAAGTTTCCTGAAAACAGTGTTGAGCTATATGCCGAGAAGGTCAACAACAGAGGACTCTGTGCCATTGCTCAAGCTGAGTCTCTTCGCTACAAGCTTCTTGGAGGCCTTGCTGTGAGGAG gGCTTGCTATGGTGTTCTTAGATTTGTCATGGAGAGTGGAGCTAAGGGATGTGAG GTTATTGTCAGTGGTAAGCTAAGGGCTCAGCGTGCGAAGTCCATGAAATTCAAGGATGGATACATGATTTCATCTGGACAGCCAGTGAAAGAGTACATTGACTCTGCCGTGAGACACGTTCTCCTTAGACAG GGTGTTCTGGGTATCAAGGTCAAGATCATGCTTGATTGGGACCCGAAGGGCAAGCAAGGTCCACCGACGCCCCTCCCCGATTTGGTTACTATCCATACTCCCAAGGAGGAAGAGGAGTTCATTAGGCCCGCGGCTGTGATTCCAACAGCCGAGATAGAGGTTGCAGCAGCTTAA
- the LOC111778513 gene encoding uncharacterized protein LOC111778513 isoform X1, which translates to MGTVVGFVENEGKIVDSGILQDVSTLSPNQIADPVVYKLVRLEDNMEYTSGFVISLKIFKYLWKKVDGDGRFVPATDDEVMEVEDLLEDDKSEKVEDAGQIVECVPTEGTLFGKPHVEISNGLPQSEGDAGYTARLEYIEEVLQKVKQEERLRLACGSLNYPSAYVDGDRKGSDQHGRLPVTDEKFQSQISLQEISHCSSSLNENHGNEHGSLANFLKHPDKSVESESSDAICTTSKPDFSMLKGDICLDNLSIRELHECFKATFGRDTTVKDKSWLKRRIAMGLTNSCDIPASSFIIKEGKFVEESSQNVVGVSTVPTAEALNIECSGSPTTYCLETKDHHHVEEIELDHGIEDQHEERAAVKRIRKPTRRYIEELSEVESREYVPKVISLSKSSVSDGVSANSIQRPSKKVCSDRGRTVITRLDSLGGSGVQVPCVSRVRRSRPRKDIVALVFTLPEKDQNPSVKDTNTNEVEEKNLEEKNLEEKPTDSGNASDDNAIIVPTPKGGSRRKHHRAWTLVEVIKLVEGVSICGAGRWSEIKKLSFSSYSYRTSVDLKDKWRNLLKASFAQTPVGEGMSSRKHVSVSIPEQILLQVRELAEMHAQIPPSNHGQGKLGGVSSGTNIHEISPAVCL; encoded by the exons ATGGGAACAGTGGTTGGATTTGTGGAGAATGAAGGGAAGATTGTTGACAGCGGGATCCTGCAGGATGTCTCAACTCTTTCTCCAAATCAGATTGCCGACCCAGTTGTGTACAAACTTGTTCGG ctTGAAGACAACATGGAATATACATCAGGTTTTGTAATTTCGttaaaaatcttcaaatatctGTGGAAGAAG GTTGATGGTGATGGCAGATTCGTTCCTGCCACGGATGATGAAGTAATGGAGGTTGAGGATTTACTTGAAGATGACAAGAGTGAAAAAGTGGAAGATGCAGGACAAATTGTAGAATGCGTACCCACTGAAGGCACTTTATTTGGGAAGCCTCATGtcgaaatttcaaatg GTTTGCCACAATCTGAAGGTGATGCAGGGTATACTGCCCGATTGGAG TACATTGAGGAGGTATTGCAAAAGGTGAAACAGGAAGAGCGGCTTCGCTTAGCATGTGGATCACTTAACTATCCTTCTGCTTACGTGGATGGAGACAGGAAGGGTTCTGATCAGCATGGTAGATTGCCTGTTACTGATGAGAAGTTCCAATCTCAAATTTCACTGCAGGAAATTTCTCACTGCTCTTCAAGTTTGAATGAGAATCATGGGAATGAACATGGGAGTCTGGCCAATTTCTTAAAGCATCCAGACAAATCAGTGGAATCCGAATCCTCAGATGCCATTTGCACGACGTCTAAGCCCGACTTTTCCATGTTAAAAGGGGACATATGCCTGGATAATCTCTCAATCAGAGAGCTCCATGAATGTTTCAAAGCAACTTTTGGGCGAGACACTACGGTTAAAGACAAATCGTGGCTTAAGAGGAGAATTGCTATGGGATTGACCAACTCATGCGACATTCCAGCCTCatcttttataattaaggaaGGAAAGTTTGTTGAAGAAAGTTCCCAAAATGTGGTGGGCGTGTCCACCGTTCCAACTGCAGAAGCTTTGAATATTGAATGCAGTGGTTCACCGACAACTTATTGTTTGGAAACTAAGGACCATCATCACGTTGAGGAAATTGAACTTGATCATGGAATTGAAGATCAACATGAAGAGAGAGCTGCTGTTAAAAGAATTCGGAAGCCCACGAGGCGGTATATTGAAGAGCTTTCTGAAGTGGAGTCAAGAGAGTATGTCCCAAAGGTGATAAGTTTGAGTAAAAGTTCTGTATCTGATGGCGTGTCTGCTAATTCTATTCAAAGACCTAGTAAGAAAGTCTGTTCAGATAGGGGAAGAACTGTCATAACAAGATTGGATTCACTTGGTGGATCTGGCGTACAAGTTCCATGTGTTTCGAGAGTTCGAAGGAGTCGGCCAAGGAAAGACATCGTAGCCCTTGTG TTTACCCTTCCAGAAAAAGATCAGAATCCTTCGGTCAAGGACACGAACACGAATGAAGTGGAAGAGAAGAATTTGGAGGAGAAGAATTTGGAGGAGAAGCCAACAGATTCTGGCAATGCATCAGATGATAATGCAATAATTGTTCCAACACCAAAAGGTGGATCAAGGAGGAAGCATCATCGCGCTTGGACTCTTGTCGAGGTCATCAAATTAGTAGAGGGCGTGTCGATATGCGGGGCTGGGAGATGGTCTGAGATCAAgaaactttctttttcatcataCTCGTATCGTACATCAGTTGATCTCAAG GATAAATGGAGAAACCTGCTCAAGGCTAGCTTTGCGCAGACGCCTGTTGGTGAAGGG ATGAGTTCTCGGAAACATGTGTCGGTGTCGATTCCAGAACAGATATTGTTACAGGTGAGGGAGCTTGCTGAGATGCATGCTCAAATTCCTCCTTCAAACCATGGACAAGGCAAATTGGGTGGAGTTAGTAGTGGGACCAATATCCACGAGATAAGTCCGGCAGTGTGCTTGTAA
- the LOC111778513 gene encoding uncharacterized protein LOC111778513 isoform X2 yields the protein MGTVVGFVENEGKIVDSGILQDVSTLSPNQIADPVVYKLVRVDGDGRFVPATDDEVMEVEDLLEDDKSEKVEDAGQIVECVPTEGTLFGKPHVEISNGLPQSEGDAGYTARLEYIEEVLQKVKQEERLRLACGSLNYPSAYVDGDRKGSDQHGRLPVTDEKFQSQISLQEISHCSSSLNENHGNEHGSLANFLKHPDKSVESESSDAICTTSKPDFSMLKGDICLDNLSIRELHECFKATFGRDTTVKDKSWLKRRIAMGLTNSCDIPASSFIIKEGKFVEESSQNVVGVSTVPTAEALNIECSGSPTTYCLETKDHHHVEEIELDHGIEDQHEERAAVKRIRKPTRRYIEELSEVESREYVPKVISLSKSSVSDGVSANSIQRPSKKVCSDRGRTVITRLDSLGGSGVQVPCVSRVRRSRPRKDIVALVFTLPEKDQNPSVKDTNTNEVEEKNLEEKNLEEKPTDSGNASDDNAIIVPTPKGGSRRKHHRAWTLVEVIKLVEGVSICGAGRWSEIKKLSFSSYSYRTSVDLKDKWRNLLKASFAQTPVGEGMSSRKHVSVSIPEQILLQVRELAEMHAQIPPSNHGQGKLGGVSSGTNIHEISPAVCL from the exons ATGGGAACAGTGGTTGGATTTGTGGAGAATGAAGGGAAGATTGTTGACAGCGGGATCCTGCAGGATGTCTCAACTCTTTCTCCAAATCAGATTGCCGACCCAGTTGTGTACAAACTTGTTCGG GTTGATGGTGATGGCAGATTCGTTCCTGCCACGGATGATGAAGTAATGGAGGTTGAGGATTTACTTGAAGATGACAAGAGTGAAAAAGTGGAAGATGCAGGACAAATTGTAGAATGCGTACCCACTGAAGGCACTTTATTTGGGAAGCCTCATGtcgaaatttcaaatg GTTTGCCACAATCTGAAGGTGATGCAGGGTATACTGCCCGATTGGAG TACATTGAGGAGGTATTGCAAAAGGTGAAACAGGAAGAGCGGCTTCGCTTAGCATGTGGATCACTTAACTATCCTTCTGCTTACGTGGATGGAGACAGGAAGGGTTCTGATCAGCATGGTAGATTGCCTGTTACTGATGAGAAGTTCCAATCTCAAATTTCACTGCAGGAAATTTCTCACTGCTCTTCAAGTTTGAATGAGAATCATGGGAATGAACATGGGAGTCTGGCCAATTTCTTAAAGCATCCAGACAAATCAGTGGAATCCGAATCCTCAGATGCCATTTGCACGACGTCTAAGCCCGACTTTTCCATGTTAAAAGGGGACATATGCCTGGATAATCTCTCAATCAGAGAGCTCCATGAATGTTTCAAAGCAACTTTTGGGCGAGACACTACGGTTAAAGACAAATCGTGGCTTAAGAGGAGAATTGCTATGGGATTGACCAACTCATGCGACATTCCAGCCTCatcttttataattaaggaaGGAAAGTTTGTTGAAGAAAGTTCCCAAAATGTGGTGGGCGTGTCCACCGTTCCAACTGCAGAAGCTTTGAATATTGAATGCAGTGGTTCACCGACAACTTATTGTTTGGAAACTAAGGACCATCATCACGTTGAGGAAATTGAACTTGATCATGGAATTGAAGATCAACATGAAGAGAGAGCTGCTGTTAAAAGAATTCGGAAGCCCACGAGGCGGTATATTGAAGAGCTTTCTGAAGTGGAGTCAAGAGAGTATGTCCCAAAGGTGATAAGTTTGAGTAAAAGTTCTGTATCTGATGGCGTGTCTGCTAATTCTATTCAAAGACCTAGTAAGAAAGTCTGTTCAGATAGGGGAAGAACTGTCATAACAAGATTGGATTCACTTGGTGGATCTGGCGTACAAGTTCCATGTGTTTCGAGAGTTCGAAGGAGTCGGCCAAGGAAAGACATCGTAGCCCTTGTG TTTACCCTTCCAGAAAAAGATCAGAATCCTTCGGTCAAGGACACGAACACGAATGAAGTGGAAGAGAAGAATTTGGAGGAGAAGAATTTGGAGGAGAAGCCAACAGATTCTGGCAATGCATCAGATGATAATGCAATAATTGTTCCAACACCAAAAGGTGGATCAAGGAGGAAGCATCATCGCGCTTGGACTCTTGTCGAGGTCATCAAATTAGTAGAGGGCGTGTCGATATGCGGGGCTGGGAGATGGTCTGAGATCAAgaaactttctttttcatcataCTCGTATCGTACATCAGTTGATCTCAAG GATAAATGGAGAAACCTGCTCAAGGCTAGCTTTGCGCAGACGCCTGTTGGTGAAGGG ATGAGTTCTCGGAAACATGTGTCGGTGTCGATTCCAGAACAGATATTGTTACAGGTGAGGGAGCTTGCTGAGATGCATGCTCAAATTCCTCCTTCAAACCATGGACAAGGCAAATTGGGTGGAGTTAGTAGTGGGACCAATATCCACGAGATAAGTCCGGCAGTGTGCTTGTAA
- the LOC111778513 gene encoding uncharacterized protein LOC111778513 isoform X4: protein MKVDGDGRFVPATDDEVMEVEDLLEDDKSEKVEDAGQIVECVPTEGTLFGKPHVEISNGLPQSEGDAGYTARLEYIEEVLQKVKQEERLRLACGSLNYPSAYVDGDRKGSDQHGRLPVTDEKFQSQISLQEISHCSSSLNENHGNEHGSLANFLKHPDKSVESESSDAICTTSKPDFSMLKGDICLDNLSIRELHECFKATFGRDTTVKDKSWLKRRIAMGLTNSCDIPASSFIIKEGKFVEESSQNVVGVSTVPTAEALNIECSGSPTTYCLETKDHHHVEEIELDHGIEDQHEERAAVKRIRKPTRRYIEELSEVESREYVPKVISLSKSSVSDGVSANSIQRPSKKVCSDRGRTVITRLDSLGGSGVQVPCVSRVRRSRPRKDIVALVFTLPEKDQNPSVKDTNTNEVEEKNLEEKNLEEKPTDSGNASDDNAIIVPTPKGGSRRKHHRAWTLVEVIKLVEGVSICGAGRWSEIKKLSFSSYSYRTSVDLKDKWRNLLKASFAQTPVGEGMSSRKHVSVSIPEQILLQVRELAEMHAQIPPSNHGQGKLGGVSSGTNIHEISPAVCL from the exons ATGAAG GTTGATGGTGATGGCAGATTCGTTCCTGCCACGGATGATGAAGTAATGGAGGTTGAGGATTTACTTGAAGATGACAAGAGTGAAAAAGTGGAAGATGCAGGACAAATTGTAGAATGCGTACCCACTGAAGGCACTTTATTTGGGAAGCCTCATGtcgaaatttcaaatg GTTTGCCACAATCTGAAGGTGATGCAGGGTATACTGCCCGATTGGAG TACATTGAGGAGGTATTGCAAAAGGTGAAACAGGAAGAGCGGCTTCGCTTAGCATGTGGATCACTTAACTATCCTTCTGCTTACGTGGATGGAGACAGGAAGGGTTCTGATCAGCATGGTAGATTGCCTGTTACTGATGAGAAGTTCCAATCTCAAATTTCACTGCAGGAAATTTCTCACTGCTCTTCAAGTTTGAATGAGAATCATGGGAATGAACATGGGAGTCTGGCCAATTTCTTAAAGCATCCAGACAAATCAGTGGAATCCGAATCCTCAGATGCCATTTGCACGACGTCTAAGCCCGACTTTTCCATGTTAAAAGGGGACATATGCCTGGATAATCTCTCAATCAGAGAGCTCCATGAATGTTTCAAAGCAACTTTTGGGCGAGACACTACGGTTAAAGACAAATCGTGGCTTAAGAGGAGAATTGCTATGGGATTGACCAACTCATGCGACATTCCAGCCTCatcttttataattaaggaaGGAAAGTTTGTTGAAGAAAGTTCCCAAAATGTGGTGGGCGTGTCCACCGTTCCAACTGCAGAAGCTTTGAATATTGAATGCAGTGGTTCACCGACAACTTATTGTTTGGAAACTAAGGACCATCATCACGTTGAGGAAATTGAACTTGATCATGGAATTGAAGATCAACATGAAGAGAGAGCTGCTGTTAAAAGAATTCGGAAGCCCACGAGGCGGTATATTGAAGAGCTTTCTGAAGTGGAGTCAAGAGAGTATGTCCCAAAGGTGATAAGTTTGAGTAAAAGTTCTGTATCTGATGGCGTGTCTGCTAATTCTATTCAAAGACCTAGTAAGAAAGTCTGTTCAGATAGGGGAAGAACTGTCATAACAAGATTGGATTCACTTGGTGGATCTGGCGTACAAGTTCCATGTGTTTCGAGAGTTCGAAGGAGTCGGCCAAGGAAAGACATCGTAGCCCTTGTG TTTACCCTTCCAGAAAAAGATCAGAATCCTTCGGTCAAGGACACGAACACGAATGAAGTGGAAGAGAAGAATTTGGAGGAGAAGAATTTGGAGGAGAAGCCAACAGATTCTGGCAATGCATCAGATGATAATGCAATAATTGTTCCAACACCAAAAGGTGGATCAAGGAGGAAGCATCATCGCGCTTGGACTCTTGTCGAGGTCATCAAATTAGTAGAGGGCGTGTCGATATGCGGGGCTGGGAGATGGTCTGAGATCAAgaaactttctttttcatcataCTCGTATCGTACATCAGTTGATCTCAAG GATAAATGGAGAAACCTGCTCAAGGCTAGCTTTGCGCAGACGCCTGTTGGTGAAGGG ATGAGTTCTCGGAAACATGTGTCGGTGTCGATTCCAGAACAGATATTGTTACAGGTGAGGGAGCTTGCTGAGATGCATGCTCAAATTCCTCCTTCAAACCATGGACAAGGCAAATTGGGTGGAGTTAGTAGTGGGACCAATATCCACGAGATAAGTCCGGCAGTGTGCTTGTAA
- the LOC111778513 gene encoding uncharacterized protein LOC111778513 isoform X3, translating to MKLEDNMEYTSGFVISLKIFKYLWKKVDGDGRFVPATDDEVMEVEDLLEDDKSEKVEDAGQIVECVPTEGTLFGKPHVEISNGLPQSEGDAGYTARLEYIEEVLQKVKQEERLRLACGSLNYPSAYVDGDRKGSDQHGRLPVTDEKFQSQISLQEISHCSSSLNENHGNEHGSLANFLKHPDKSVESESSDAICTTSKPDFSMLKGDICLDNLSIRELHECFKATFGRDTTVKDKSWLKRRIAMGLTNSCDIPASSFIIKEGKFVEESSQNVVGVSTVPTAEALNIECSGSPTTYCLETKDHHHVEEIELDHGIEDQHEERAAVKRIRKPTRRYIEELSEVESREYVPKVISLSKSSVSDGVSANSIQRPSKKVCSDRGRTVITRLDSLGGSGVQVPCVSRVRRSRPRKDIVALVFTLPEKDQNPSVKDTNTNEVEEKNLEEKNLEEKPTDSGNASDDNAIIVPTPKGGSRRKHHRAWTLVEVIKLVEGVSICGAGRWSEIKKLSFSSYSYRTSVDLKDKWRNLLKASFAQTPVGEGMSSRKHVSVSIPEQILLQVRELAEMHAQIPPSNHGQGKLGGVSSGTNIHEISPAVCL from the exons ATGAAG ctTGAAGACAACATGGAATATACATCAGGTTTTGTAATTTCGttaaaaatcttcaaatatctGTGGAAGAAG GTTGATGGTGATGGCAGATTCGTTCCTGCCACGGATGATGAAGTAATGGAGGTTGAGGATTTACTTGAAGATGACAAGAGTGAAAAAGTGGAAGATGCAGGACAAATTGTAGAATGCGTACCCACTGAAGGCACTTTATTTGGGAAGCCTCATGtcgaaatttcaaatg GTTTGCCACAATCTGAAGGTGATGCAGGGTATACTGCCCGATTGGAG TACATTGAGGAGGTATTGCAAAAGGTGAAACAGGAAGAGCGGCTTCGCTTAGCATGTGGATCACTTAACTATCCTTCTGCTTACGTGGATGGAGACAGGAAGGGTTCTGATCAGCATGGTAGATTGCCTGTTACTGATGAGAAGTTCCAATCTCAAATTTCACTGCAGGAAATTTCTCACTGCTCTTCAAGTTTGAATGAGAATCATGGGAATGAACATGGGAGTCTGGCCAATTTCTTAAAGCATCCAGACAAATCAGTGGAATCCGAATCCTCAGATGCCATTTGCACGACGTCTAAGCCCGACTTTTCCATGTTAAAAGGGGACATATGCCTGGATAATCTCTCAATCAGAGAGCTCCATGAATGTTTCAAAGCAACTTTTGGGCGAGACACTACGGTTAAAGACAAATCGTGGCTTAAGAGGAGAATTGCTATGGGATTGACCAACTCATGCGACATTCCAGCCTCatcttttataattaaggaaGGAAAGTTTGTTGAAGAAAGTTCCCAAAATGTGGTGGGCGTGTCCACCGTTCCAACTGCAGAAGCTTTGAATATTGAATGCAGTGGTTCACCGACAACTTATTGTTTGGAAACTAAGGACCATCATCACGTTGAGGAAATTGAACTTGATCATGGAATTGAAGATCAACATGAAGAGAGAGCTGCTGTTAAAAGAATTCGGAAGCCCACGAGGCGGTATATTGAAGAGCTTTCTGAAGTGGAGTCAAGAGAGTATGTCCCAAAGGTGATAAGTTTGAGTAAAAGTTCTGTATCTGATGGCGTGTCTGCTAATTCTATTCAAAGACCTAGTAAGAAAGTCTGTTCAGATAGGGGAAGAACTGTCATAACAAGATTGGATTCACTTGGTGGATCTGGCGTACAAGTTCCATGTGTTTCGAGAGTTCGAAGGAGTCGGCCAAGGAAAGACATCGTAGCCCTTGTG TTTACCCTTCCAGAAAAAGATCAGAATCCTTCGGTCAAGGACACGAACACGAATGAAGTGGAAGAGAAGAATTTGGAGGAGAAGAATTTGGAGGAGAAGCCAACAGATTCTGGCAATGCATCAGATGATAATGCAATAATTGTTCCAACACCAAAAGGTGGATCAAGGAGGAAGCATCATCGCGCTTGGACTCTTGTCGAGGTCATCAAATTAGTAGAGGGCGTGTCGATATGCGGGGCTGGGAGATGGTCTGAGATCAAgaaactttctttttcatcataCTCGTATCGTACATCAGTTGATCTCAAG GATAAATGGAGAAACCTGCTCAAGGCTAGCTTTGCGCAGACGCCTGTTGGTGAAGGG ATGAGTTCTCGGAAACATGTGTCGGTGTCGATTCCAGAACAGATATTGTTACAGGTGAGGGAGCTTGCTGAGATGCATGCTCAAATTCCTCCTTCAAACCATGGACAAGGCAAATTGGGTGGAGTTAGTAGTGGGACCAATATCCACGAGATAAGTCCGGCAGTGTGCTTGTAA
- the LOC111778513 gene encoding uncharacterized protein LOC111778513 isoform X5: MEVEDLLEDDKSEKVEDAGQIVECVPTEGTLFGKPHVEISNGLPQSEGDAGYTARLEYIEEVLQKVKQEERLRLACGSLNYPSAYVDGDRKGSDQHGRLPVTDEKFQSQISLQEISHCSSSLNENHGNEHGSLANFLKHPDKSVESESSDAICTTSKPDFSMLKGDICLDNLSIRELHECFKATFGRDTTVKDKSWLKRRIAMGLTNSCDIPASSFIIKEGKFVEESSQNVVGVSTVPTAEALNIECSGSPTTYCLETKDHHHVEEIELDHGIEDQHEERAAVKRIRKPTRRYIEELSEVESREYVPKVISLSKSSVSDGVSANSIQRPSKKVCSDRGRTVITRLDSLGGSGVQVPCVSRVRRSRPRKDIVALVFTLPEKDQNPSVKDTNTNEVEEKNLEEKNLEEKPTDSGNASDDNAIIVPTPKGGSRRKHHRAWTLVEVIKLVEGVSICGAGRWSEIKKLSFSSYSYRTSVDLKDKWRNLLKASFAQTPVGEGMSSRKHVSVSIPEQILLQVRELAEMHAQIPPSNHGQGKLGGVSSGTNIHEISPAVCL; encoded by the exons ATGGAGGTTGAGGATTTACTTGAAGATGACAAGAGTGAAAAAGTGGAAGATGCAGGACAAATTGTAGAATGCGTACCCACTGAAGGCACTTTATTTGGGAAGCCTCATGtcgaaatttcaaatg GTTTGCCACAATCTGAAGGTGATGCAGGGTATACTGCCCGATTGGAG TACATTGAGGAGGTATTGCAAAAGGTGAAACAGGAAGAGCGGCTTCGCTTAGCATGTGGATCACTTAACTATCCTTCTGCTTACGTGGATGGAGACAGGAAGGGTTCTGATCAGCATGGTAGATTGCCTGTTACTGATGAGAAGTTCCAATCTCAAATTTCACTGCAGGAAATTTCTCACTGCTCTTCAAGTTTGAATGAGAATCATGGGAATGAACATGGGAGTCTGGCCAATTTCTTAAAGCATCCAGACAAATCAGTGGAATCCGAATCCTCAGATGCCATTTGCACGACGTCTAAGCCCGACTTTTCCATGTTAAAAGGGGACATATGCCTGGATAATCTCTCAATCAGAGAGCTCCATGAATGTTTCAAAGCAACTTTTGGGCGAGACACTACGGTTAAAGACAAATCGTGGCTTAAGAGGAGAATTGCTATGGGATTGACCAACTCATGCGACATTCCAGCCTCatcttttataattaaggaaGGAAAGTTTGTTGAAGAAAGTTCCCAAAATGTGGTGGGCGTGTCCACCGTTCCAACTGCAGAAGCTTTGAATATTGAATGCAGTGGTTCACCGACAACTTATTGTTTGGAAACTAAGGACCATCATCACGTTGAGGAAATTGAACTTGATCATGGAATTGAAGATCAACATGAAGAGAGAGCTGCTGTTAAAAGAATTCGGAAGCCCACGAGGCGGTATATTGAAGAGCTTTCTGAAGTGGAGTCAAGAGAGTATGTCCCAAAGGTGATAAGTTTGAGTAAAAGTTCTGTATCTGATGGCGTGTCTGCTAATTCTATTCAAAGACCTAGTAAGAAAGTCTGTTCAGATAGGGGAAGAACTGTCATAACAAGATTGGATTCACTTGGTGGATCTGGCGTACAAGTTCCATGTGTTTCGAGAGTTCGAAGGAGTCGGCCAAGGAAAGACATCGTAGCCCTTGTG TTTACCCTTCCAGAAAAAGATCAGAATCCTTCGGTCAAGGACACGAACACGAATGAAGTGGAAGAGAAGAATTTGGAGGAGAAGAATTTGGAGGAGAAGCCAACAGATTCTGGCAATGCATCAGATGATAATGCAATAATTGTTCCAACACCAAAAGGTGGATCAAGGAGGAAGCATCATCGCGCTTGGACTCTTGTCGAGGTCATCAAATTAGTAGAGGGCGTGTCGATATGCGGGGCTGGGAGATGGTCTGAGATCAAgaaactttctttttcatcataCTCGTATCGTACATCAGTTGATCTCAAG GATAAATGGAGAAACCTGCTCAAGGCTAGCTTTGCGCAGACGCCTGTTGGTGAAGGG ATGAGTTCTCGGAAACATGTGTCGGTGTCGATTCCAGAACAGATATTGTTACAGGTGAGGGAGCTTGCTGAGATGCATGCTCAAATTCCTCCTTCAAACCATGGACAAGGCAAATTGGGTGGAGTTAGTAGTGGGACCAATATCCACGAGATAAGTCCGGCAGTGTGCTTGTAA